The Setaria viridis chromosome 6, Setaria_viridis_v4.0, whole genome shotgun sequence genome contains a region encoding:
- the LOC117862253 gene encoding proline-rich receptor-like protein kinase PERK9 produces MACRSSLPRLLLLLLLLLSSTNASSSSSRNAELDALMDLKAALDPSGRALASWARGGDPCGRGDYFEGVTCDARGRVATISLQGKGLAGAVPPAVAMLPGLTGLYLHYNDLGGAIPRELGGLPDLAELYLGVNNLSGDIPAELGRLASLQVLQLGYNQLSGSIPTQLGQLKKLTVLALQSNQLTGAIPASLGDLPALTRLDLSSNQLFGSIPSKLAEIPQLSTLNLRNNTLSGSVPSGLKKLHEGFRYENNSELCGAQFDSLKPCPDDSNDDGKMPHKPESTSVKPQQIQKTADLNRNCDNGGCSKPSTLSAGAVIAGTIIIVAGAAACGLSVFSWHRRQKQKVGSSVEHLEGRLSLDQSKETCQRSASSLINVEYSSGWDTSSEGSQHGVRLSSEGSPSVRFNLEEVECATQYFSDVNLLGKSNFAATYKGIMRDGSVVAVKSINKSSCKSEEADFLKGLRLLTSLRHENLVGLRGFCRSRARGECFLIYEFMANGSLSRYLDVKDGEAGATVLDWPTRVSIIKGIAKGIDYLHSSKPNKPPLVHQSISADKVLIDHLFVPHLSGAGIHKLLADDVVFSTLKDSAAMGYLAPEYTTTGRSTDKGDVYAFGVVVLQVLTGRRAVSAHLRLGAAEPGTLDDLVDPRLGGRFSRPEAAQLAGVALLCTAEEPAQRPAMFAVLQQLGTSQ; encoded by the exons ATGGCGTGCCGGAGCTcgctcccccgcctcctcctcctcctcctcctgctcctatCCTCCACCaacgcgtcctcctcgtcgtcgcggAACGCCGAGCTGGACGCGCTGATGGACCTGAAGGCGGCGCTGGACCCGTCGGGGCGGGCGCTCGCCTcgtgggcgcgcggcggcgaccccTGCGGCCGCGGGGACTACTTCGAGGGTGTCACCTGCGACGCGCGCGGGAGGGTCGCCACCATCTCGCTCCAGGGGAAGGGGCTCGCGGGGGCCGTCCCGCCCGCGGTCGCCATGCTCCCGGGCCTCACCGGCCTCTACCTCCACTACAACGACCTCGGCGGGGCCATCCCGCGGGAGCTCGGCGGGCTGCCGGACCTCGCCGAGCTCTACCTCGGCGTCAACAACCTGTCCGGGGACATACCCGCCGAGCTCGGCCGACTCGCCAGCCTCCAAG TACTGCAGCTCGGCTACAACCAGTTGTCGGGGAGCATTCCAACTCAGCTGGGTCAGCTAAAGAAGCTCACTGTTCTTGCCCTTCAGTCCAACCAGCTCACTGGCGCAATACCCGCATCTCTCGGGGACTTGCCGGCACTGACACGGCTGGACTTGAGCTCCAATCAACTCTTCGGCTCCATTCCTTCCAAGCTTGCCGAGATACCTCAGCTTTCAACTCTGAACCTTCGGAACAACACGCTTTCAGGAAGTGTCCCATCTG GTCTGAAGAAGTTGCATGAGGGGTTTAGGTATGAGAACAATTCAGAGCTATGTGGAGCTCAATTTGATTCTCTGAAACCCTGTCCTGATGACAGCAATGACGACGGCAAAATGCCCCATAAACCTGAATCAACCTCTGTCAAGCCCCAACAAATTCAAAAGACAGCTGACCTCAACAGAAATTGCGACAATGGAGGTTGCTCAAAACCTTCGACGCTCTCTGCAGGGGCTGTTATTGCTGGAACAATCATCATTGTAGCTGGAGCAGCAGCCTGCGGCCTGTCTGTGTTCTCATGGCACCGTCGCCAGAAGCAGAAGGTTGGCAGTTCTGTTGAGCATTTGGAAGGCCGGCTTAGCCTGGACCAGTCAAAGGAAACATGTCAGAGAAGTGCCTCCTCACTGATCAATGTTGAGTACTCTAGTGGCTGGGACACATCATCTGAGGGGTCACAGCATGGAGTGAGGCTGTCGTCGGAGGGCTCCCCAAGTGTGAGGTTCAATCTCGAAGAGGTGGAGTGCGCAACGCAGTACTTCTCGGATGTGAATTTACTTGGTAAGAGCAATTTCGCAGCAACGTACAAGGGGATCATGCGAGATGGCTCAGTCGTCGCCGTCAAGAGCATCAACAAGAGCAGCTGCAAGTCGGAGGAGGCTGACTTCTTGAAAGGCCTCCGCCTGCTCACGTCGCTGCGGCATGAGAACCTTGTCGGCCTGAGGGGCTTCTGCCGATCCCGTGCAAGAGGGGAATGCTTCCTCATCTACGAATTCATGGCGAATGGGAGCCTTTCGCGGTATCTCGATGTCAAGGATGGCGAAGCGGGTGCGACCGTCCTCGATTGGCCTACGCGGGTCTCCATCATCAAGGGCATTGCCAAAG GCATCGACTACCTCCACAGCAGCAAGCCAAACAAGCCCCCTCTCGTGCACCAGAGCATCTCCGCAGACAAGGTCCTGATCGACCACCTGTTCGTCCCCCACCTCTCCGGCGCCGGCATCCACAAGCTCCTGGCCGACGACGTGGTGTTCTCGACGCTCAAAGACAGCGCGGCCATGGGTTACCTGGCCCCGGAGTACACGACGACGGGGCGGTCCACCGACAAGGGCGACGTATACGCGTTCGGCGTGGTGGTGCTCCAGGTCCTGACGGGGCGGCGCGCCGTGTCGGCGCACCTCCGGCTGGGCGCCGCCGAGCCCGGGACGCTGGACGACCTCGTGGACCCGCGCCTCGGCGGCCGGTTCTCGCGGCCCGAGGCCGCCCAGCTCGCCGGCGTCGCGCTTCTGTGCACCGCCGAGGAGCCCGCCCAGCGCCCCGCCATGTTCGCCGTGCTGCAGCAGCTCGGCACCAGCCAGTGA
- the LOC117859644 gene encoding probable calcium-binding protein CML7 — translation MGGKDLTEDQIASMREAFSLFDTDGDGRIAPSELGVLMRSLGGNPTQAQLRDIAAQEKLTAPFDFPRFLDLMRAHLRPEPFDRPLRDAFRVLDKDASGTVSVADLRHVLTSIGEKLEPHEFDEWIREVDVAPDGTIRYDDFIRRIVAK, via the coding sequence aTGGGCGGCAAGGACCTCACCGAGGACCAGATCGCCTCGATGCGGGAGGCCTTCTCGCTCTTCGAcacggacggcgacggccgcaTCGCGCCCTCGGAGCTCGGCGTCCTCATGCGCTCCCTCGGCGGGAACCCGACGCAGGCGCAGCTCCGGGACATCGCGGCGCAGGAGAAGCTCACGGCCCCCTTCGACTTCCCGCGCTTCCTCGACCTCATGCGCGCCCACCTCAGGCCCGAGCCCTTCGACCGCCCGCTCCGCGACGCCTTCCGCGTCCTCGACAAGGACGCCTCGGGCACCGTCTCCGTCGCCGACCTCCGCCACGTCCTCACATCCATCGGCGAGAAGCTCGAGCCCCACGAGTTCGACGAGTGGATCCGCGAGGTCGACGTCGCGCCCGACGGCACCATCCGCTACGACGACTTCATCCGCCGCATCGTCGCCAAATGA
- the LOC117859642 gene encoding small ribosomal subunit protein uS15 has protein sequence MGRMHSRGKGISSSALPYKRTAPTWLKTPASDVDEMITKAAKKGQMPSQIGVLLRDQHGIPLVHSVTGSKILRILKAHGLAPEIPEDLYFLIKKAVAIRKHLERNRKDKDSKFRLILVESRIHRLARYYKRTKKLPPTWKYESTTASTLVA, from the exons ATGGGGCGTATGCACAGCCGCGG GAAGGGTATCTCGTCGTCGGCGCTGCCGTACAAGAGGACTGCCCCGACCTGGCTCAAGACCCCCGCCTCCGAT GTGGACGAGATGATCACCAAGGCTGCGAAGAAGGGTCAGATGCCGTCGCAGATCGGCGTCCTGCTCCGTGACCAGCACGGTATCCCGCTCGTCCATAGCGTCACTGGTAGCAAGATCCTCCGTATCCTTAAGGCCCATG GGCTGGCACCGGAGATCCCGGAGGACCTGTACTTCCTGATTAAGAAGGCGGTGGCTATTAGGAAGCATCTGGAGAGGAACAGGAAGGACAAGGACTCCAAATTCAGGCTCATTCTTGTTGAGAGCAGGATCCACCGCCTGGCCCGCTACTACAAGCGCACCAAGAAGCTCCCACCCACCTGGAAGTA TGAGTCAACCACGGCCAGCACTCTGGTGGCCTAA